The Burkholderia mallei ATCC 23344 genome has a window encoding:
- the bcaB gene encoding prolyl 4-hydroxylase BcaB: MEAASRPGASSATRAWQDITIVDDLLPPDEHAQIHRFLAAGQWSHGWRSHNGAQTQPFWNRHFAGATDPAQLDVGPGASDELARAAPLVHACWRRLSQTYLTQHALQSCYANGLPYGADGALHADSLAMGACTAVYYPHERWDPDWGGETVLFNKDRTDILCAVYPKPNRLLIFPGFVYHVARGVSRACPTMRITLMFKTQWRP; the protein is encoded by the coding sequence ATGGAAGCGGCATCCCGGCCCGGGGCATCGAGCGCAACGCGCGCATGGCAGGACATCACGATCGTCGACGATCTGCTGCCGCCCGACGAGCATGCGCAGATCCACCGGTTTCTGGCGGCGGGCCAGTGGAGCCACGGCTGGCGTTCGCACAACGGCGCGCAGACGCAGCCGTTCTGGAACCGGCACTTCGCGGGCGCGACGGACCCCGCGCAGCTCGACGTCGGGCCCGGCGCGTCCGACGAACTCGCCCGCGCCGCGCCGCTCGTGCACGCGTGCTGGCGGCGGCTTTCGCAGACATACTTGACGCAGCACGCGCTGCAGAGCTGCTATGCGAACGGCTTGCCTTACGGCGCCGACGGCGCGCTGCACGCCGATTCGCTCGCGATGGGCGCGTGCACGGCCGTGTATTACCCGCACGAGCGCTGGGATCCCGATTGGGGCGGCGAGACGGTGCTGTTCAACAAGGATCGCACCGACATTCTGTGCGCGGTGTATCCGAAGCCGAACCGGCTGCTGATCTTTCCGGGCTTCGTCTATCACGTCGCGCGCGGCGTGTCGCGCGCATGCCCGACGATGCGGATCACGCTGATGTTCAAGACGCAATGGCGCCCGTAG